From one Phycodurus eques isolate BA_2022a chromosome 19, UOR_Pequ_1.1, whole genome shotgun sequence genomic stretch:
- the LOC133418151 gene encoding charged multivesicular body protein 6-like isoform X2: MPPQHHDAQQLKQQRDKLRQYQKKIGLQLEKERLLAKQLLKDGRKDKALLLLKKRRYQDQLLDKTDNQISNLERMVQDLEFAQIEKKVIDGLRVGNECLKKMHEVMSIEEVERILDETQDAVEYQRQIDEMLSGSFSQEDEEAVLAELEAITQGDVQLPDVPSHRLPDAPEAAGDQAARDRPRKTAELLAA; encoded by the exons ATGCCGCCACAGCATCATGACGCACAG CAACTGAAACAGCAACGAGATAAACTGAGGCAGTACCAGAAGAAGATCGGTCTGCAGCTGGAGAAGGAGCGACTTCTTGCCAAGCAGCTGCTGAAAGATGGCCGAAAAGA CAAAGCGCTGCTCCTGCTGAAGAAGAGGCGCTATCAGGATCAGCTGTTGGACAAGACGGACAACCAAATCAGCAACCTGGAGCGCATG GTTCAGGACCTCGAGTTCGCCCAGATCGAGAAGAAGGTCATCGACGGCCTCCGAGTCGGAAACGAGTGTCTGAAGAAAATGCACGAG GTGATGTCCATCGAAGAAGTTGAACGCATCTTGGATGAGACGCAGGACGCCGTCGAGTACCAACGG CAAATCGACGAGATGTTGTCGGGCTCGTTCTCCCAAGAGGACGAAGAAGCCGTTCTGGCCGAGCTGGAGGCCATCACTCAg GGAGACGTCCAGCTTCCCGACGTTCCTTCGCACCGACTGCCGGACGCTCCCGAGGCCGCCGGGGACCAAGCAG CACGAGATCGTCCGAGGAAGACGGCGGAGCTGTTGGCCGCGTGA
- the LOC133418151 gene encoding charged multivesicular body protein 6-like isoform X1 — protein sequence MGNLFGKKKQSRVTEQDKAVLQLKQQRDKLRQYQKKIGLQLEKERLLAKQLLKDGRKDKALLLLKKRRYQDQLLDKTDNQISNLERMVQDLEFAQIEKKVIDGLRVGNECLKKMHEVMSIEEVERILDETQDAVEYQRQIDEMLSGSFSQEDEEAVLAELEAITQGDVQLPDVPSHRLPDAPEAAGDQAARDRPRKTAELLAA from the exons ATGGGAAATCTGTTtgggaaaaagaaacaaagtcgAGTGACGGAACAAGACAAGGCCGTTTTG CAACTGAAACAGCAACGAGATAAACTGAGGCAGTACCAGAAGAAGATCGGTCTGCAGCTGGAGAAGGAGCGACTTCTTGCCAAGCAGCTGCTGAAAGATGGCCGAAAAGA CAAAGCGCTGCTCCTGCTGAAGAAGAGGCGCTATCAGGATCAGCTGTTGGACAAGACGGACAACCAAATCAGCAACCTGGAGCGCATG GTTCAGGACCTCGAGTTCGCCCAGATCGAGAAGAAGGTCATCGACGGCCTCCGAGTCGGAAACGAGTGTCTGAAGAAAATGCACGAG GTGATGTCCATCGAAGAAGTTGAACGCATCTTGGATGAGACGCAGGACGCCGTCGAGTACCAACGG CAAATCGACGAGATGTTGTCGGGCTCGTTCTCCCAAGAGGACGAAGAAGCCGTTCTGGCCGAGCTGGAGGCCATCACTCAg GGAGACGTCCAGCTTCCCGACGTTCCTTCGCACCGACTGCCGGACGCTCCCGAGGCCGCCGGGGACCAAGCAG CACGAGATCGTCCGAGGAAGACGGCGGAGCTGTTGGCCGCGTGA